ACTTCGTATCCCCGAAGATATAGCCATCATCGGATATACAGATGAACAACATGCCAATTATGTAGAACCGAAATTATCAGCTGTATCACATCAGACTTATAAAATGGGAGAAACGGCTTGTCAATTACTTATAGATCAAATCAAAGGGGATAAAACAGTCAGACAAGTGATTATTCCGACAAATTTGCAAATCAGGGAAAGTAGTAGAAAGAAATGAGAAAATGGCTTCTCAACCTGCGGAGAGACGGGGATTCGAACCCCGGATACCCTTTAGGGGTATACACGCTTTCCAGGCGTGCCTCTTCAACCACTCGAGCACCTCTCCTTATTCGGAGCGCGAAGATAGAGGAAGTTTTCGGAATAACAAAATTCCAAACCAACTTTATTTCAAGATTACAGTTGTGTTACCTGATCATTTTAGTCGCACATCCCACGAGTTTTTCGCAATATCTATTTCAAAACTTTACATATCAGCCTTCCATTAAATACCGTTTCTTATAGTTATTTGTATAGACGGCTTACCATTAACAAAAATCTTCTCCTCCAAATAATTCTTTTTGTGAAAAATGAGTATATCATTACTTTGAACTTTTATTTCATATTTTCCATCTTTATCCGTAACAACAAGTATTTTCTTTTGTAGTGTTGAGAAAATATTTACTCCTTGTATCGGAGTTGCTTGTGTATCGCGAACAATGCCTTTAACAGTAATAACTGCTTCTCCGCAACTGTTCATTGTATCCAAAACCGTTTCTTTGACCTGGTAAGTTGTATCCTGAAATCCAATCTGAACTGTATCTCTCAAGAATATTTTATCCGAAGAATCTCCCACTTGTAATTCAAAATCTCCAGACTCTAGAACCATTTTTCCTTGATTATTAGTAAAAGCCAAATCTTGAATCGCAACATTCAAAGAAACCTCTATTGTTTCCTTAGGTTTTAGAAAAACCTTGGCAAAAGCTTTCAACTGTTTTACAGGAGTTACTACAGAACTATAAAGATCGCGTACATAAAGTTGCGGAACCACCTGTCCCGCTCTCTCGCCGATATTTCTTATACATACAGACAACATTATCGAATCTTCGCGTTGCTCAATCTTCATATCCTCATAATCAAAAACCGTATAGCTCAATCCATGTCCAAAAGCCCATAATGGTTCTGGAGAAGAAAAAACGTAATCTCTTCCCGGCACTTCATAACTTCCCGGTTGACGGTAGTAACCATGATCAGTAGGAAGATAATTGTAATGAGCTGGAAGATGACCCGCACTTTGAGGAAAAGAAACGGGAAGACGACCTGATGGGACTGTTTTTCCAAAAAGAATATCTGCCACAGCATTCCCTCCTTGTTCTCCGGCATACCACTGGACAAGAATAGTTGGTACATGTTTCTTTTCCCAAGGAATGGAAAAAGGCTTACCGGTAACCATTACCAAGATCAAAGGCTTACCAGTAGCATGAACATCCCGAATCAATTTCTCCTGAGCTCCTGAAAGAGATAAATCGGTCAAGTCAAAACCTTCACCACAATTCACTTCCCTGTAGTTCCTAGCCAACGAGGCACTAGCACTGCCACAAAACAACACTGCCACATCGCTAGCTCGTGCAGCAGCTACTGCAGCAGCAATATTAGTGGTATCTAATGACATAATGCTACACCCTTTGGCATAACGAACTTGTACACCAGTACCTGCAAGCAATGAACGTATCCCTGCAAGAGGGGTAACCCCGTCTTTATTGTCACGGCTCCATGTATAATCTCCAAACTGTACCTGGTCCGCATTAGGCCCTATAACTGCTATCGACTTCAACTTAGAAGGAACAAGTGGCAGTAAATCCCCGTCATTTTTCAACAGCACAACCGATTCATCTGCAATACGACGTGCCAATTGCCTGTTTTCAGAAACATGTAACTGGTCCGCCTGTACCACTTTTCCATAAGGATTCTCAAAAAGGCCAATCCGAAATTTTGCAAGTAATACTCTATATACAGCCGTATCGACTAATGCCTCATCTACTTTTCCTTGTTCTATCAAAGGAACCAGATAAGGATAGCATTCACTGGATGCCTCCACATCTAGTCCTGCAGTAAGTGCTTGCACGGCAGCTTCTGATAAAGTTGATGCAGTATGATGAAAAGTATGTAACATATCAATAGCTCCCCAATCGGAATATACATACCCCCCAAATCCCCAACGGCGACGCAAAACTTCCGTCAGCAAATAATAAGAAGCTGAATTAGGAATTCTATTCCAAGAATTATAAGTAGACATAACAGCTTGTATCGGTAAAGTCGTTATAACTCGCTTGAACGGATACAAATAAACATCATGTAACTCGCCTATACCACAATGAACAGAAGCCAAATTCAAACCTCCCGTCGGATTGCCATGCGGACCATAATGTTTCAACATGGGCGAAATTCCATTATCCAAATATCCCCTTACCTCTTCACAAGCTAAAATTGCATTCAAAAACGGGTCTTCTCCGTAACTCTCTTCCACTCTGCCCCAACGCATATCCCGAACCACATCAATGCAAGGCCCCAGTACTTGCCGTATGCCTTGATAATGTAACTCAGCAGATATTCCAGCTGACTTCTGATAAGCTAATGAAGGATTAAAGGTGGCTGCCAGAGCTATATTCTGAGGATAAATCACAGAACCCTCATGGACAGAGCCATGTAAAGACTCTCCTATCGTGAAAATCGGTATACCGAGCCGAGTATGCTTCAACATATATTCCTGAATCCGGTGTAAATGCTGATGGCAGCTTTCACCCGTAAGAGGAAAACCTTCAACAAATCCCCAACACTTGTCCTGAACAAAATCTTTCAACTTTTCCTCATTCAGCATTTGTCCGTCAAATATATGTCCAGAATGAATATGACGTATCTGAGCTACCTTTTCTTCCAAATTCATTCTTTGCAGTAAATCGACTGCCCTAAGTTCAGGAGAAAGTTTCGCATTTTTATAAGGTTGCGCCTGCAGAGGTACCAAACTTACTCTGCCAAGTAGGAAAACCATAACAATGATATTAAAAATCAATTGTTTTCTTTGCATATAAATATTCTTATTAAAGATAGATGTTTATTGTTTTTTTAACCATTTCTCCACTTTAGCCACCATCGGGATCTCATAATAATACATCCAGTCGCTATTGTTTGTTTTGGCTGCTAAATGATTATGTCCGTTCATATCTAAAACATATCCATCAGGATTCTGCATAAAACGTGTTTTGGAATACACTTCCTCCAAGCATTTGCGCATCACTCTAAAGTAAGTACACTCATCACAAACTCTTTGTAAGGCAGCTTTTCTGTCTGTTTCACTATCGGCGGTATCATATCTATGCAATGCTAGCAACAGACGTGTAGAATAATTCTGCAGATAATTGATTTGTTCATAGACATCCAGTGTATAACGACCACGCAAAGCATATATTTTTGCAGACTTCACCCCTCTATCTATCCTTATAAACCTTTTAGCCTCCTGAAATGCTTTATCAATCTTTTCCTTATACATACGACTCCACTCCCCAGGTTTACCACTGTCAGGAAGTTCAATTAGACTAATCAGTGTATGAGGAACACCCGATGCAGGGTTACGACATCCAGCCACGGCTAGTGCCCCATCATAAAAATAAAGAGCTTCTTCCAGTTCATCTAGAAACTGCATACGCCGATCGGTAGAGCGAAAACCAAATTCACGTTGTGCATGTGCCTTTTTAAACTCTTCTACTGTACGTCCTTCTGGATTCCAGCCAAACTCTCCTTGTGCAATATAACCACGCCATACAGTTTCCAAATGTGGAGAGCCATCATCCCAACTTGTAGCCAAAATTCCTTCTAATTGATTCTGTGCTACCAAACGACTAAATCCCTTAATATAGCCAGCTTTGGTATCTTCACGAGGCAATACAGGTGAGTTACCCGAAGAAGCAGCCGTTGCAGCCATCACACGAAGCCCCTTATCATGATACCACTTTAATATACGTTGATGTCCTGGCCTGGTAGCATCACGATAATTCCAACGCATATAAACGCAATCTTTAGGAAACAGGTCTATCACACTATCCAATTTCTGAGTATCCCAGTGGAGATCATCCGTATCATTATCCCCATGAGCCATATCCCACAGACCACCATATTTCAAAGGCATATCATCCCAAAAGATAGGAATACGCCCATTACTCTTAGCAAAATCACAGACCTTACGCAACCATCCCATTTGAAGTTCAAAAGCACTTTTATCAGTTGCTTTACAACGCTCATCAATTCCGATAGCCATTGTTTCGTCACCACCGACATGTAGAAAACGTCCATAAGGCATAGCCTCTAGCGCATCACGATAAAGATCAAATTGGAATTCATAAGTTTTGGGATTAGTAGGACAAAACTCCCAATCACTGGACGGATTCTCACGTAATTCCCAATGATGTTTCAAGATGAAGCCTGCATGTCCTAATCCTTGTACCAAAGGGGATATTTCTACATTCCTTTCTTGAGCATAACGGCAGATAGCCTGCATTTCTTGTTTACTGATAGCATTCCCAGCAGCCACCTCAGGTCGACGAGTATACCTCAGTTTATCCTCAAGTTCCCAAATAACAGCATTTATTTTATATCGTGCCAAGCGATCAATGGCACGATAATAATATTCCGTTCGGTCTAAATGATGTTTGACATCAAAATGAACAGCACGATAGGATATAGCCGGATAATCCGTTATCGTCATCTCTGGAATAGGTATACGAAAATCCCTACTATCTTCCATTAGTTGTTCAAGTGTCTGGCAACCATAAAAAAGCCCCTTCATTGTTTTAGCAGATATAACAACCTTATTTGCAAAGACTTCCAACAAATATCCTTCCTCAGAATCTGGGACATTTTCCAGCGAAATCCTTAGGATAAGAGGAGTCCCCTCTTTAGCTGCATATGGCAAACCATTCAATAAAGTCCCCACAACCGGAACAGATGCTCCATTTTCAGTCTTTATATAAGTTAGTTCTCTATAATCCAACCCTTTCCCACCTTTCAATTTTACGTCTTGGGGTTTGGGAATAATCTGAAATGCTTCTTTCTGCTCTTTCTGAAATATCTCTATAGTATTCTTCGAAAACAAATGTTCAGCAAACAACAAAGTAAAAATAAAGAGGAATATTCTCATAAAATAACTATTTATTTGTCAATACAATACTAACTGGATAATGGTCGGAAATTCCTTCCAAACGTTCGACTACCCCCAATATACACCGATGCATCAATGAGGGAGAAACCAAAATATAGTCCAAACGCGAACGCAAATCTGGTAGTCGCTCATCTTCCACTTTCCAACGATAACGGAAAGCAGAAGGATGTGTCATCCGTTTTTCAGCCGGACGTACCAAACGTCCAATCGGATCATCCATTCCAGCAGCCAAAAATGATGAAATAACAGACAAGTCGAATTTTCCATCATTCAAATTATTATAAGCTGGTCGAGAAGCATCCCCCCGTTTAATATTTCTAATCCATGTTTTATGAGTTATTATCTCGTCAGCATCCAATGGAGATATTGCATTGAAATCTCCTGCCACAAAATAATCTTCCAGTTTCAAGCTATCCACATAGCTAATAATCATTTTAGCCTCCTTTTGACGAAATTTCCAGTCGAAAGGACTCAGATGAGTGGCTATCACATCAATCCCTGCTGTACGTACATGCAACATTCCATGCCAGAATCCTTCCATACGCCTGCATACTACTTCAATAGGTGTTTTAGACATAACCCCCAACGGATACCCATCCTCTTTCTGTAAAGCTGTATGCATATAACCACATAGATTTCCTAAAATCTCCAAATCATGAGCTTTAAATCCCACTAATTCTGTAAGCACCAAGATATCAGCCTCATTTTCCTTAGCCCACTCCACAAATCTTTCATATCGTAAGGAGTCTTTATCAAAACCGTCCCAAATATTATAAGACGTAATTTTGGTCTCTTGCCCACTTACCGAAAGGGAAATACCCCAAAATAAAAATAATAATAAAAACTTCGGTAATCTTATTTGTTTCATAATATATATTCTATTTTAAGTGTCCTTTTTTCACATCCAAAGTTCGAGGAATCCACACACGATACCTCACTTGCTTATCCCAAGTGTTGCCTGCTGATGCAAAATCGCAAAAAGAAATGTTGCGGTACATGCCAACTCCTTCCAAATCTGTACCGACGGTTACCGGCACCTTCAAACGCATCCATGCAAAGCCAGGAACCGAATCCACCTCCGCCTTCACAATGCCGTCTTCACTGTCAACAACTAAAGTCTCATCCACAAAACCGTCATTGAATCGACTGTCACGTGCCAACACAATCGGCCCCCTGACTATAGCTTGCATCTGATTTTGTTCCAATAACCTGGCAGGCATATCCAGAATAATTTGAATATGATCTCCTTTCTTCCATTTGCGAGTAATAGCATGATAAGTTCCGGGACAAATATCTTTCAATTCTTCTCCGTTCAAAGTAATTACGGTCTGTGCACTCCAAACCGGTACACGCAAGTGTAAACCAAAAACATTCTCCTTTGTAACATCTATCGTAATATCTATCACATTTGACACAGGATATGTAGTATGTTGTTTGACAAGAACCTTATTATGTCCATTTTCCAAAGAAGCGGACATGTCTCCATAATAGTTTACATAAACTTCATTTCCCATTTTTTTTACTGCAAAATCGGGTATCAGTGCAAAAGCTCTCGGACCATTGGCATTACAACAATTAATATGCATACCACACTGTTCTTCTCCTTCGCAACGATGCCCTTCCATGGGACTGTACTTTGCAATTTGAGAAGCATCATCCTTCAGGGCAGCCATTAATGCATTATAAAGGCTTTTCTCAATCTGGTCCGCATAAAAAGGATTTCCGGTCAGCGCCAGCAATTTGTCACACAATTGTATCCAAGTAAACGTAACACAGGTTTCCATCGTATGATACGTAGGGGAAGTTTGATATTTTCGTCCGCTATACCAAGATTCAAAAGCACTCCCCGAACCGGCTACGTTAATTTCAGTATTTGCTATATCATTCACCGTTTTCTGCACAGCATCCAAATATGCGGCATTGTGCGTCACCTTGTAAAGTTCAAGCAAACCAATATAACAGGACATCATTTCATAAGCCTTTTGTCCATTTTCAGGCGAGAACCAGTCGAAAGGATGTGGAAAACGAGCTGCAACAGGTACTCCGTTAATTGCTTTCGTTATAAGCTGTGGTCCTTCAGGTGTTTCCCATTGAGCAACGATATATTTAGCAAACTGCAAATATTTATAGTCGCCGGTATACTTATATAAATACATTACCGGCTCGAGAATGGAACTGCTTGCCATTCCATAGTAATTGCCTGTGGTTACAATATTCGTTCCACCTTCTCCAACTTGGGTCATCAAATGGTCTATAACTCTGCATGCTGCATTCAGCGCTTGTTTTTCTCCTGAAATTTCATACCAAGAAAGCAATCCCAATGTAGTATATTTCCGTCCCCAAATGTCCCAACTTTTAAGTTGGGCATCCAGGCGATAATTTCCTATATATCCATCTGGTTGTTGAGTACTTATTATGTCATCCACACTCTTTTTAATCTTGGCATATAGCGCCACACTATGATTATAACGATAGGAAGCAATCGCTCCTTGCACCCACTTACCCCAAAATTCCGTCTGCCACGATGCCGTATCATTTTTCGTCCGAAAAGGAGCAGTCAAATGATCAACATCCTGCAACTGTACACGAGTCCTTATACAATCCTCTATGCGCCCCCCTACATATCCTCCAATCTGCACACTCTCCATCTTCAACTTTGTCTGAGCATAAAGTGACGAAGTGAATAAAAAAAACAATATTATCAGTTTCTTCATATAAAAAACATATCATTATTTAAAAATCATATTTCTCACTTCCATTTGCACATTGGCAACACTTCCGAAATCTAGTCTCAAATGATCTCCCGCATTGCCCCAACCGGCCTTTTTAATTATAGCCGAATAATCATAAGAAAATGTAGTCCATTCTTTAGCGGCAGGTACCGTTACTACTTGCTGATAAGGTCCGGGTGCTTGTCCACGGGGCATAAAGAAAATCTGAAAACTCATCTTCTTAGTAGATTTATAACGAAATACGAGCGTAGTACCTCTCGGTTGCTGTGCCAGTTTTGTATAGACATAAGGATCATTGCCTGACGTCATTATTGTATACTCGTTCTTCATCGGAGTATTATAAGTCAATGTCATCATATTGAGAGTTCCATAATAAGAAGAAAGTATATATTCAGCACCCGGTATAACTTGATCTTCCTGCGTTAGTAATGGAGTAATTGTCACTGTTTGAGAAGCAGATTGGTTACCATCCTCCTTATTTACAGCATAAATCGTAATGTCAACGGGTTTCTCAATAGCCAAATTGGTAATGTTTTCCGATTTTGTTTCCGTTGCATCAAATCTGACTTCCTGTTCTTTATGAGTTTTATCAATATAATTCAACACCAATTCCACCCCTACATTCGTCTCATTAGTCCAACTAACAGTAGCACCTTCACTAATGGGCTCCACATTCACAGTACTAATTACATAATCCTTCGCTTCACTCTTATCTTTGGGTATTCCCTTCACAGTTATCGGTTCTGAAACAGTACCATCATACCCACAAGCAACCAGTGTAAACTCATATTCATCAATGTCAGTAAAACCTCCAACAATAGCTCTCACTCTCTTGGGGTCCTCAGGAGCAGTACTAAACTTACTTATTTTCTTTTTCAGCACCTTGCCTTCTTTGGTTTGGTAAGATACTAACGTATAGTAATAATTATCATTTTCCGGTTTGTCCCAACTAAAAATGACAGAAGCAACAAAAGGCTCGCACTGGGCATTGCGGATAGGTTCTAAAGAAATAAGATTCTCATGAGCATCATCACATCCCCATACCCCAAAAGATATGAATATCAGAAACAATATATGTTTTTTCATACAAAATATTTCATTTTTAAATTATACAATAAGTTTTTACCAATTTGGATTCTGCCAGTTTTCACCGGTAAATTTCTGCATTTTAGAAACTTCAGACTGTTTAATAGGATAAAGCAGATATTTCTCAGCACTCGTACTTCGAGAAGGTAACTTAATGCGTTCATAAGAAAAGCCATTGCCAGAACGTGTAATTTTCATACCAGTAACAAAACCATCTGTCTCAGAAAGTATCTTCCAACGACGTACATCAAAATAACGATGTCCCTCAAAAGCCAGCTCTACACGGCGCTCGTTACGGTAGCGTATTTCAAACTGATCTTTAGTCAATCCCTCTGGCAAAGCAGGCATACCTACACGTTCTCTCACTTTATTCACCGCTTCCCGAGCTGTCATACCTGAAACCTCAACGTCAAGACCAGCACTCTGGTAAGCCGCTTCAGCAAAATTTAAATAAAGTTCGGCCAAACGGAAAATACGTACAAAACCATCGGCACTAGTAGAAGTATTTGATTTATAATTATTGTATTTCCGCAGATAATATCCTGTACGAGTGTAACGTACATCAGTTACTTTTTCAGAAATGCCACAATTACCACCTACGTAAGTTTCCACTTTCTTGGCTGTATTATCCAAATAGCGAGTAGCACCATTATAGTAAATGGAAGCATAAAAACGTGGGTCCCTATTTTCATACGGATACTCTGGATCATAAGAAGATGCCGTATTAAGAATAGGACGCAAATGTTCAGCATCCTGATAACCCAAGATAGGCTGTGTACCATCTATCATCTCGTAACAGTCCACCAATTCTTGTGAGGGACAAGAGCCTGCCAATTCCATACCTTCTTGCATAGGAGTACCGGCATATTTCCAAATAGCAAGCCGCTTGGTAGATTCCAAAATAGTCTCTTTATCCATAGAACGACTAGGATCAGAACGGGTAATGAAATAATTTTCATAAACATTTTGTGCCAATGTCGGATCAGGCACAATGGAATAAAGTTCCAAGCCATGGGATAAACATTGATCAAGTGCATTTTTAGTTATCTGTGCTGCCTTCTCCCATGTATATGAACTATTTCCTCCACCATTAAATAAAGGACTTGCGGCATAAAGAGCAGTCTCTGACTCTATAGCATAAGCTACGGCACGTGTCAATTGCCCACGTTGTCCATCATCTATCTGCCAACGAAAACCGACAGTAGATCCCTCAGACTCTGCAGTTTTCAGAGCCTCCTCACATTCTGAGATGATAAAATCAGCACATTCCTCAAATGTGGCACGCCTATCAGATGAAAAATCATGGGTTACTTCATAAGGTGTATCCATCAAAGGTACTCCACCGTAGAGCTTAACAAGTTGTAAATAATAAAAAGCACGTGCTACACGCACCTGAGCAATCCATCCATTTTTCTCTACAACATCAAAGTGATAGGTAGCTACTTTAGGATCATTAATATTGATCAAGAATGTATTGCACCGGCGTATTCCCTCAAAATAATGACTCCATGGATCCATACAATAAGAAGTCATAGGGTTATACTCCGGAGTGGTATATCCTTTATACCAATCGGAAACAATGCCACTTTGTGCGTCGGAAGCATCATGAGCTTCATCACAAAAAGATGCTAAAAAAGGCATCACACTTGTCCCATAATCCAAAGAAACTTTGGGCATATAGTTAATACAGTTACTATAGTAGCTGACTGTTCGCTCATAACGTCCGAAAATGTCTTGCATAGCCACACGTCCGTCATTGTCAATATCAAGGTCGGCACACGAAAAAGCTGTAAATACTACAGCAATCGCCGTAAATAATTTCGCTATTTTTTTCATATTCTATAGCTGATTAAAAAGTAAGATTTACTCCAAAATTAAAAACTCTGTATTGCTGAAAGGTTCCCAAATTTGCAATTTCCGGATCAATATACTTGGAACGCATATTGTCAATTGTAAAAAGGTTCTGTCCGGAAAGAGAAATACGGATTCTCTGTGCCATTACTTTCTGTGAGATATGCACAGGTAAAGTATAAGCAATTTCAGCATTCTTTAGCCGTAAATAAGAGGCATCCATAATAAAGAAGCTATTAGGCTGATGATTCGTGGATTCCTTTAATGAAAGTGCAGGATAAGTTATTGTTTCTCCATTGTTCCAGCGTTCTTCAGTCCAGGCATTCAAATGTATATCATTAAAAACACCCTGATAGGCCGATTCGTAAGCTCCTACTCCTTCAATGACAGTAGTAACTTTACCTGCTCCCTGGAACATAAAGTTTAATTCCCAGTTTTTAAACCTCAATCCACCGGAAAGGTTGTAATATTGACGAGGATATTTACTATATCCAACAGGAGCTTTATCCTTTTCATCAATTACTTTATCTCCGTTCAAGTCTTTATAAATAAAATCGCCCACACGAGGGGTTCCAAAAGCATAGCTCAAGCCACTTTTTTCCAACTCGTCCCTAAAGTTAAACATACCATTACCGTTACTATAATCTATAATATATCCCCAATATTGTCCACGACTATAACCTTGTGTCTTATAAGGATAAGTATAGCCTACGTTTTCGGCTTCCATTACGTCAATCACTTTATTTTTGTTATAACTGAAAGCTCCTCCCAGATAGAATGACCAGTGCTTGTTTAACAACTTACTATACATGGCAGAAAGTTCAAATCCTTGATTTTCCATACGCCCTTTGTTCAGTTTTGGGTAATTCTCCAAAGCAATACCTTGATATTCGGGTACTAATTCCCCACTGCTGACAAGCATATTGTCACAAATGGATTTATACCAGTCAAAAGATACAGTAAGCCCCTTGAAAAACCCTAAATCAAAACCATAGTTTTGTTTTTTCATCTTCTCGGCTGAAAGCAAAGGATTTCCTTTCAAACCTTCATTACCTTTTACGTCCATATAATCTTCATAGAGCATTCGTGCATTTCCCAATTGGTCATTAGCTGTCACTCCATAAGAAATACGCAGTTTCAAAAGGTCTAGCCATCGCAAATGTTTCAAAAATTTTTCATCCGATACAATCCATGAAACAGAAATGGACGGAGTAACCATGTAGCGATGATTCGGATGAAACTGCTCGGAACCGGAATAGCCCAAATCCGCTTTCACAAAATAACGTTCTTTATACCCGTAAGTAGCACTTCCACCTATACTTCTGCGTTTATAAGGCAGCATCTGTGCACCTTGTAAACTTTCGGTCTCCAGTTGCTGATAAAAAATATAAGCCAAAGCAGAAATACTATGTGCACCAAACATATGATTATAATTGGCATTAGCATAAAGATTCAAATTATAGTAGGATGTAGAATTTTTAGCATATTGCAAAGCCGAATTTGTATTGGTACCTTTCAATATAAAATTCAAGTCAGTCGGATCACCATTCATCACATAACGTTCAAAATCCTGTGTAGTTTTTGTCTGATTGGCTGAATTAGTCTGATATGCCATCAGTC
The nucleotide sequence above comes from Bacteroides intestinalis DSM 17393. Encoded proteins:
- a CDS encoding glycoside hydrolase family 3 C-terminal domain-containing protein, encoding MQRKQLIFNIIVMVFLLGRVSLVPLQAQPYKNAKLSPELRAVDLLQRMNLEEKVAQIRHIHSGHIFDGQMLNEEKLKDFVQDKCWGFVEGFPLTGESCHQHLHRIQEYMLKHTRLGIPIFTIGESLHGSVHEGSVIYPQNIALAATFNPSLAYQKSAGISAELHYQGIRQVLGPCIDVVRDMRWGRVEESYGEDPFLNAILACEEVRGYLDNGISPMLKHYGPHGNPTGGLNLASVHCGIGELHDVYLYPFKRVITTLPIQAVMSTYNSWNRIPNSASYYLLTEVLRRRWGFGGYVYSDWGAIDMLHTFHHTASTLSEAAVQALTAGLDVEASSECYPYLVPLIEQGKVDEALVDTAVYRVLLAKFRIGLFENPYGKVVQADQLHVSENRQLARRIADESVVLLKNDGDLLPLVPSKLKSIAVIGPNADQVQFGDYTWSRDNKDGVTPLAGIRSLLAGTGVQVRYAKGCSIMSLDTTNIAAAVAAARASDVAVLFCGSASASLARNYREVNCGEGFDLTDLSLSGAQEKLIRDVHATGKPLILVMVTGKPFSIPWEKKHVPTILVQWYAGEQGGNAVADILFGKTVPSGRLPVSFPQSAGHLPAHYNYLPTDHGYYRQPGSYEVPGRDYVFSSPEPLWAFGHGLSYTVFDYEDMKIEQREDSIMLSVCIRNIGERAGQVVPQLYVRDLYSSVVTPVKQLKAFAKVFLKPKETIEVSLNVAIQDLAFTNNQGKMVLESGDFELQVGDSSDKIFLRDTVQIGFQDTTYQVKETVLDTMNSCGEAVITVKGIVRDTQATPIQGVNIFSTLQKKILVVTDKDGKYEIKVQSNDILIFHKKNYLEEKIFVNGKPSIQITIRNGI
- a CDS encoding beta-N-acetylhexosaminidase yields the protein MRIFLFIFTLLFAEHLFSKNTIEIFQKEQKEAFQIIPKPQDVKLKGGKGLDYRELTYIKTENGASVPVVGTLLNGLPYAAKEGTPLILRISLENVPDSEEGYLLEVFANKVVISAKTMKGLFYGCQTLEQLMEDSRDFRIPIPEMTITDYPAISYRAVHFDVKHHLDRTEYYYRAIDRLARYKINAVIWELEDKLRYTRRPEVAAGNAISKQEMQAICRYAQERNVEISPLVQGLGHAGFILKHHWELRENPSSDWEFCPTNPKTYEFQFDLYRDALEAMPYGRFLHVGGDETMAIGIDERCKATDKSAFELQMGWLRKVCDFAKSNGRIPIFWDDMPLKYGGLWDMAHGDNDTDDLHWDTQKLDSVIDLFPKDCVYMRWNYRDATRPGHQRILKWYHDKGLRVMAATAASSGNSPVLPREDTKAGYIKGFSRLVAQNQLEGILATSWDDGSPHLETVWRGYIAQGEFGWNPEGRTVEEFKKAHAQREFGFRSTDRRMQFLDELEEALYFYDGALAVAGCRNPASGVPHTLISLIELPDSGKPGEWSRMYKEKIDKAFQEAKRFIRIDRGVKSAKIYALRGRYTLDVYEQINYLQNYSTRLLLALHRYDTADSETDRKAALQRVCDECTYFRVMRKCLEEVYSKTRFMQNPDGYVLDMNGHNHLAAKTNNSDWMYYYEIPMVAKVEKWLKKQ
- a CDS encoding endonuclease/exonuclease/phosphatase family protein; translation: MKQIRLPKFLLLFLFWGISLSVSGQETKITSYNIWDGFDKDSLRYERFVEWAKENEADILVLTELVGFKAHDLEILGNLCGYMHTALQKEDGYPLGVMSKTPIEVVCRRMEGFWHGMLHVRTAGIDVIATHLSPFDWKFRQKEAKMIISYVDSLKLEDYFVAGDFNAISPLDADEIITHKTWIRNIKRGDASRPAYNNLNDGKFDLSVISSFLAAGMDDPIGRLVRPAEKRMTHPSAFRYRWKVEDERLPDLRSRLDYILVSPSLMHRCILGVVERLEGISDHYPVSIVLTNK
- a CDS encoding beta-L-arabinofuranosidase domain-containing protein, which codes for MKKLIILFFLFTSSLYAQTKLKMESVQIGGYVGGRIEDCIRTRVQLQDVDHLTAPFRTKNDTASWQTEFWGKWVQGAIASYRYNHSVALYAKIKKSVDDIISTQQPDGYIGNYRLDAQLKSWDIWGRKYTTLGLLSWYEISGEKQALNAACRVIDHLMTQVGEGGTNIVTTGNYYGMASSSILEPVMYLYKYTGDYKYLQFAKYIVAQWETPEGPQLITKAINGVPVAARFPHPFDWFSPENGQKAYEMMSCYIGLLELYKVTHNAAYLDAVQKTVNDIANTEINVAGSGSAFESWYSGRKYQTSPTYHTMETCVTFTWIQLCDKLLALTGNPFYADQIEKSLYNALMAALKDDASQIAKYSPMEGHRCEGEEQCGMHINCCNANGPRAFALIPDFAVKKMGNEVYVNYYGDMSASLENGHNKVLVKQHTTYPVSNVIDITIDVTKENVFGLHLRVPVWSAQTVITLNGEELKDICPGTYHAITRKWKKGDHIQIILDMPARLLEQNQMQAIVRGPIVLARDSRFNDGFVDETLVVDSEDGIVKAEVDSVPGFAWMRLKVPVTVGTDLEGVGMYRNISFCDFASAGNTWDKQVRYRVWIPRTLDVKKGHLK
- a CDS encoding DUF4959 domain-containing protein, translated to MKKHILFLIFISFGVWGCDDAHENLISLEPIRNAQCEPFVASVIFSWDKPENDNYYYTLVSYQTKEGKVLKKKISKFSTAPEDPKRVRAIVGGFTDIDEYEFTLVACGYDGTVSEPITVKGIPKDKSEAKDYVISTVNVEPISEGATVSWTNETNVGVELVLNYIDKTHKEQEVRFDATETKSENITNLAIEKPVDITIYAVNKEDGNQSASQTVTITPLLTQEDQVIPGAEYILSSYYGTLNMMTLTYNTPMKNEYTIMTSGNDPYVYTKLAQQPRGTTLVFRYKSTKKMSFQIFFMPRGQAPGPYQQVVTVPAAKEWTTFSYDYSAIIKKAGWGNAGDHLRLDFGSVANVQMEVRNMIFK